One region of Salvia miltiorrhiza cultivar Shanhuang (shh) chromosome 3, IMPLAD_Smil_shh, whole genome shotgun sequence genomic DNA includes:
- the LOC131016551 gene encoding basic leucine zipper 43-like codes for MIQSNSQQTNYFASSNPSNFPTNFSLTRTNSPALELSRLLADFPNNHQLQEFTPYSSCISNNSTSDEAEEHQLSIHDERKQRRMISNRESARRSRMRKQRHLDELWSQVLRLRSDNHNLIEKMNEMSESHDRVVQENARLKEEAANLQRKLMDVQVSNSYSIFSDLDELSCNSAHLQAESSNQSLTPSTDLLH; via the coding sequence ATGATTCAATCAAACTCCCAACAAACTAACTACTTTGCCTCTTCCAATCCTTCCAACTTCCCGACCAACTTTAGTTTGACGCGTACCAACTCACCAGCACTCGAGCTCAGCAGATTGCTAGCCGACTTCCCAAATAATCATCAGCTTCAAGAGTTCACCCCATACTCTTCATGCATCAGCAACAACTCAACCTCTGACGAGGCCGAGGAGCACCAGCTGAGCATCCATGACGAGAGGAAGCAGAGGAGGATGATATCCAATAGAGAATCTGCCCGGAGGTCAAGGATGCGCAAGCAGAGGCACCTCGATGAGTTGTGGTCCCAAGTTCTTCGCCTCAGAAGTGACAACCACAATCTCATCGAGAAGATGAACGAGATGTCTGAGAGCCACGACAGAGTTGTTCAAGAGAATGCGCGGCTCAAGGAAGAAGCAGCAAATCTTCAGAGGAAGCTCATGGATGTTCAAGTTAGCAATTCCTACTCCATTTTTAGTGATCTTGATGAGCTTTCATGCAACAGTGCTCATCTCCAGGCTGAGTCCTCCAACCAGTCTCTCACCCCTTCAACAGATTTGCTTCATTAA